The proteins below are encoded in one region of Telopea speciosissima isolate NSW1024214 ecotype Mountain lineage chromosome 10, Tspe_v1, whole genome shotgun sequence:
- the LOC122643037 gene encoding protein IQ-DOMAIN 19-like isoform X1 gives MGMTSKWIRSFLTSGKKDKQKEKGKNSNSQPTSIPTENPTTPIIIPPANFKEKRRWSFRRSSATGTTTKDLNSMDTVSTSASPVQTDALMEADNKQKKHAMAVAAAQADATVIHLTKATALPRSIEVEEAAVIKIQAAFRCHLAKRALCALKGLVKLQALVRGQLVRKQATAILQCMQALVTVQERAQAQRFRVAGEAQPINQRQSIHRKSSQDIRLTQACGEIDTDLEENIKMVEIDLGQPRESSNSRKSYSNHPQARVDPRFSAYYPSNSANSKEDHLHISSAPSALTEMSSRACSGHFEEYSFTTAQGSPQYYSAMSKLDPTRTPIVAFPRNEYADSTSIDYPFYPHYMGNTQSSRAKVRSHSTPKQRSESFERQTSSRRSTVEGSNIPRGVRMQCSSSHVGSYQYPLSIKLDRSSVSLQDSECGSTSTVLTNTSYCRSLAAFEVGLLCSNPYINNLTMIKKVATYLPEMQF, from the exons ATGGGGATGACTAGCAAATGGATCAGAAGCTTCTTGACCAGCGGGAAGAAAGacaaacagaaagaaaaggggaagaacAGTAACAGTCAGCCCACCTCCATTCCAACTGAGAATCCAACAACACCCATTATAATTCCACCGGCTAATTTCAAGGAGAAACGAAGATGGAGTTTCAGGAGATCGTCAGCCACAGGTACAACCACCAAGGATTTGAATTCCATGGACACGGTTTCCACCAGTGCATCTCCTGTGCAAACCGATGCACTGATGGAAGCTGACAATAAGCAGAAGAAGCATGCCATGGCTGTGGCAGCAGCACAGGCTGATGCAACCGTGATCCACCTAACCAAAGCCactgccctgcccagatccatTGAGGTTGAAGAGGCCGCTGTCATCAAGATTCAAGCGGCCTTCCGTTGTCACCTG GCAAAGAGAGCATTATGCGCATTGAAAGGATTAGTTAAGTTGCAGGCGCTGGTGAGGGGTCAACTGGTGAGGAAACAGGCCACTGCTATCCTCCAGTGCATGCAGGCATTGGTTACTGTTCAAGAAAGAGCTCAGGCCCAGCGATTCCGAGTGGCCGGGGAAGCACAACCCATTAACCAGAGGCAATCAATTCACAGAAAGTCTTCACAAGACATCCGGCTTACACAAGCATGTGGG GAGATAGATACAGACCTGGAAGAGAATATTAAGATGGTAGAGATAGATCTTGGACAGCCAAGGGAAAGTTCAAACAGCAGGAAAAGCTACTCAAACCACCCACAAGCACGAGTAGATCCAAGATTCTCTGCATATTATCCAAGTAATAGTGCGAACTCTAAGGAGGATCATCTCCATATTTCATCTGCTCCATCAGCATTGACTGAGATGAGCTCAAGAGCCTGCAGTGGCCATTTTGAGGAGTATTCCTTCACTACTGCCCAGGGTAGTCCACAGTACTACTCAGCCATGTCCAAGCTGGACCCAACAAGAACTCCTATTGTTGCTTTTCCCCGAAATGAGTATGCAGACTCCACATCCATTGATTACCCATTCTATCCACATTACATGGGCAACACACAATCATCCAGGGCCAAAGTGCGTTCACACAGCACACCGAAGCAACGATCTGAATCATTTGAGAGACAAACTAGCAGTCGGAGGTCAACAGTGGAAGGAAGTAATATTCCTCGAGGAGTGCGAATGCAGTGTTCATCTTCACATGTGGGATCCTACCAATATCCATTGTCAATCAAGCTTGATAGATCCAGTGTGTCACTCCAGGATAGTGAGTGTGGTTCGACCAGTACAGTGCTGACAAATACCAGTTACTGCAGATCTCTCGCTGCATTTGAGGTCGGTCTCTTATGTTCTAATCCGTATATAAACAACTTGACTATGATTAAGAAGGTGGCCACTTACCTTCCTGAAATGCAATTTTAA
- the LOC122643037 gene encoding protein IQ-DOMAIN 19-like isoform X3: MGMTSKWIRSFLTSGKKDKQKEKGKNSNSQPTSIPTENPTTPIIIPPANFKEKRRWSFRRSSATGTTTKDLNSMDTVSTSASPVQTDALMEADNKQKKHAMAVAAAQADATVIHLTKATALPRSIEVEEAAVIKIQAAFRCHLEIDTDLEENIKMVEIDLGQPRESSNSRKSYSNHPQARVDPRFSAYYPSNSANSKEDHLHISSAPSALTEMSSRACSGHFEEYSFTTAQGSPQYYSAMSKLDPTRTPIVAFPRNEYADSTSIDYPFYPHYMGNTQSSRAKVRSHSTPKQRSESFERQTSSRRSTVEGSNIPRGVRMQCSSSHVGSYQYPLSIKLDRSSVSLQDSECGSTSTVLTNTSYCRSLAAFEVGLLCSNPYINNLTMIKKVATYLPEMQF; this comes from the exons ATGGGGATGACTAGCAAATGGATCAGAAGCTTCTTGACCAGCGGGAAGAAAGacaaacagaaagaaaaggggaagaacAGTAACAGTCAGCCCACCTCCATTCCAACTGAGAATCCAACAACACCCATTATAATTCCACCGGCTAATTTCAAGGAGAAACGAAGATGGAGTTTCAGGAGATCGTCAGCCACAGGTACAACCACCAAGGATTTGAATTCCATGGACACGGTTTCCACCAGTGCATCTCCTGTGCAAACCGATGCACTGATGGAAGCTGACAATAAGCAGAAGAAGCATGCCATGGCTGTGGCAGCAGCACAGGCTGATGCAACCGTGATCCACCTAACCAAAGCCactgccctgcccagatccatTGAGGTTGAAGAGGCCGCTGTCATCAAGATTCAAGCGGCCTTCCGTTGTCACCTG GAGATAGATACAGACCTGGAAGAGAATATTAAGATGGTAGAGATAGATCTTGGACAGCCAAGGGAAAGTTCAAACAGCAGGAAAAGCTACTCAAACCACCCACAAGCACGAGTAGATCCAAGATTCTCTGCATATTATCCAAGTAATAGTGCGAACTCTAAGGAGGATCATCTCCATATTTCATCTGCTCCATCAGCATTGACTGAGATGAGCTCAAGAGCCTGCAGTGGCCATTTTGAGGAGTATTCCTTCACTACTGCCCAGGGTAGTCCACAGTACTACTCAGCCATGTCCAAGCTGGACCCAACAAGAACTCCTATTGTTGCTTTTCCCCGAAATGAGTATGCAGACTCCACATCCATTGATTACCCATTCTATCCACATTACATGGGCAACACACAATCATCCAGGGCCAAAGTGCGTTCACACAGCACACCGAAGCAACGATCTGAATCATTTGAGAGACAAACTAGCAGTCGGAGGTCAACAGTGGAAGGAAGTAATATTCCTCGAGGAGTGCGAATGCAGTGTTCATCTTCACATGTGGGATCCTACCAATATCCATTGTCAATCAAGCTTGATAGATCCAGTGTGTCACTCCAGGATAGTGAGTGTGGTTCGACCAGTACAGTGCTGACAAATACCAGTTACTGCAGATCTCTCGCTGCATTTGAGGTCGGTCTCTTATGTTCTAATCCGTATATAAACAACTTGACTATGATTAAGAAGGTGGCCACTTACCTTCCTGAAATGCAATTTTAA
- the LOC122643037 gene encoding protein IQ-DOMAIN 19-like isoform X2 encodes MGMTSKWIRSFLTSGKKDKQKEKGKNSNSQPTSIPTENPTTPIIIPPANFKEKRRWSFRRSSATGTTTKDLNSMDTVSTSASPVQTDALMEADNKQKKHAMAVAAAQADATVIHLTKATALPRSIEVEEAAVIKIQAAFRCHLAKRALCALKGLVKLQALVRGQLVRKQATAILQCMQALVTVQERAQAQRFRVAGEAQPINQRQSIHRKSSQDIRLTQACGEIDTDLEENIKMVEIDLGQPRESSNSRKSYSNHPQARVDPRFSAYYPSNSANSKEDHLHISSAPSALTEMSSRACSGHFEEYSFTTAQGSPQYYSAMSKLDPTRTPIVAFPRNEYADSTSIDYPFYPHYMGNTQSSRAKVRSHSTPKQRSESFERQTSSRRSTVEGSNIPRGVRMQCSSSHVGSYQYPLSIKLDRSSVSLQDSECGSTSTVLTNTSYCRSLAAFEHQGSMF; translated from the exons ATGGGGATGACTAGCAAATGGATCAGAAGCTTCTTGACCAGCGGGAAGAAAGacaaacagaaagaaaaggggaagaacAGTAACAGTCAGCCCACCTCCATTCCAACTGAGAATCCAACAACACCCATTATAATTCCACCGGCTAATTTCAAGGAGAAACGAAGATGGAGTTTCAGGAGATCGTCAGCCACAGGTACAACCACCAAGGATTTGAATTCCATGGACACGGTTTCCACCAGTGCATCTCCTGTGCAAACCGATGCACTGATGGAAGCTGACAATAAGCAGAAGAAGCATGCCATGGCTGTGGCAGCAGCACAGGCTGATGCAACCGTGATCCACCTAACCAAAGCCactgccctgcccagatccatTGAGGTTGAAGAGGCCGCTGTCATCAAGATTCAAGCGGCCTTCCGTTGTCACCTG GCAAAGAGAGCATTATGCGCATTGAAAGGATTAGTTAAGTTGCAGGCGCTGGTGAGGGGTCAACTGGTGAGGAAACAGGCCACTGCTATCCTCCAGTGCATGCAGGCATTGGTTACTGTTCAAGAAAGAGCTCAGGCCCAGCGATTCCGAGTGGCCGGGGAAGCACAACCCATTAACCAGAGGCAATCAATTCACAGAAAGTCTTCACAAGACATCCGGCTTACACAAGCATGTGGG GAGATAGATACAGACCTGGAAGAGAATATTAAGATGGTAGAGATAGATCTTGGACAGCCAAGGGAAAGTTCAAACAGCAGGAAAAGCTACTCAAACCACCCACAAGCACGAGTAGATCCAAGATTCTCTGCATATTATCCAAGTAATAGTGCGAACTCTAAGGAGGATCATCTCCATATTTCATCTGCTCCATCAGCATTGACTGAGATGAGCTCAAGAGCCTGCAGTGGCCATTTTGAGGAGTATTCCTTCACTACTGCCCAGGGTAGTCCACAGTACTACTCAGCCATGTCCAAGCTGGACCCAACAAGAACTCCTATTGTTGCTTTTCCCCGAAATGAGTATGCAGACTCCACATCCATTGATTACCCATTCTATCCACATTACATGGGCAACACACAATCATCCAGGGCCAAAGTGCGTTCACACAGCACACCGAAGCAACGATCTGAATCATTTGAGAGACAAACTAGCAGTCGGAGGTCAACAGTGGAAGGAAGTAATATTCCTCGAGGAGTGCGAATGCAGTGTTCATCTTCACATGTGGGATCCTACCAATATCCATTGTCAATCAAGCTTGATAGATCCAGTGTGTCACTCCAGGATAGTGAGTGTGGTTCGACCAGTACAGTGCTGACAAATACCAGTTACTGCAGATCTCTCGCTGCATTTGAG CACCAAGGGAGCATGTTCTGA